From Candidatus Tumulicola sp.:
CGAACTCGTCGAGGACCGCGTACGGCAGGCCTTGATCGAAGACGACCACGTCGGTCGGAGCGATGTCTTTGCGCACCAGCAAGTCGACGGCATACCAGTCCGACGGTTTGTAGTACGACACTGCGAGGAGGTCGATGTCGCAGAGCAAGCTGACCCCCACGATCGACAGCACGGCCGCCGCCGCGAGAACACGCGCCTTCGTCCGTATCAGGTACCCGAAGGCCACGCCGATGCACGCTGCGAACGCCGGCAAGAGATACGTGAGATAGCGCGGCAGCGCGAGCGTCTTGCCGAACGCGAACGAAAAAACGATCTGCATCAGCGCTGGGGCGAGCCAGTACGGCAAAAACGTCCTGCGCCCCAACCACGTTCCGGCGCCGATGACGGCGATGACTGCAACGGTGATCGCCCAGTCCAACGCGGGCGTGCGCAGGCCGGCGGGCAAGCCGGCCGCCACCGTTTCGCGCGCCAACGCGCTCCAATCGAACTGCGCGCCGCCATACGAGCCCGCCAGGCCGCCGACAGGGAACTGCTGCAGCATCGCGGGCGCCCACGGAAGAAACGCGAGCAGCGCGAGCGCGCTCGCGACGAGCGCCGGCCACGCCGTGCGGGCGCGGGTCAGGGCGAAGACGGCTTGCGACACGACTACGAGGCCGCCGAGATAATGGATGTACGGCAGGGCTATGGCCGACAGAGCGTAGCCGAGCCAAAGCGCAGGCCGCGGCTTCGACCCGGTAGCCGCGACGAGCGCGAGCCAGCTCACGGTCGTCAGGGCTGCGAGTACCGCGTACATTCGAAATGTTCGATCGGTCTGCACGAGGAGCGGCTCGGTCGCCACAACTAGAGCTGCGCATATGGCAGCCGCGTCGCCAAAGCTGCGCCGCACGAGCGCCCAGGTCGCGGCGATCGTCAGCAGCCCGAAGGGCGCGGTGAGGTAACGGTAGTCCCAAGCCGGCCAGTGCAAAACCGCCACCAGCCAATGCGCGATGAGGTAGAACAACGGTGGATGGAAATCGCCGTAGGTGATTGCGTTGAACATCTGCGGCAGCGCGATTCGCGCCACGTGCAGCGTGAAGCCCTCGTCGACTTGTAGGCTCGAGTCGGTGAGTCTCCAGAAGATGAGCGCGCCGCCCAGCGCGAGGGCGGCGGCGAGCCAGAGCCAGAGACCGTAGCCACGGAGCTTCAGCTCCGTGCCTTCCGTCAATCCATGTCCTTCCGGATCTTTTGCAAGCTGCGCGCCAATGCGCGCGATATTTGGCGCTGCGTCGAACCGAGCCGCTTGGCGATCTCGGTCTGCGTGAGATCCATGTAGAAGAACAAGTGCACGATGCTGCGCTCGAACTCGGCCAGCTTGTCGATCGCCATGTCCAGCACGATGCTGTCTTCGACCGGGAGTTTGAAGGTTTCGTGGCGTTGGCTTCGGATGACTTCGGCGCGCACGCCCATGCCCGACGGCGTCGCGGCGGGCGTGAGCGACATGATATTGAACTCCTCGCGCAGTCGCTGGATCTCGTTGATGCCTTCGACCGTGATGTTCATGTCCACGCTGAGCTCTTCGTTCGTCGGCTCGCGCTGCTGCCGGGCGATCAGCCGGTCGCGCGACTCGTGCAGTTTCCGATTGAGGCTGCGGTACCAGCGCGGTACGCGCATG
This genomic window contains:
- a CDS encoding sigma-70 family RNA polymerase sigma factor, with the protein product KSISRHFAHDPSMRDDLMQVGCVGLIKAVEQFDPTLGVPFEAYARPVISGEISHYLRDLAPSMRVPRWYRSLNRKLHESRDRLIARQQREPTNEELSVDMNITVEGINEIQRLREEFNIMSLTPAATPSGMGVRAEVIRSQRHETFKLPVEDSIVLDMAIDKLAEFERSIVHLFFYMDLTQTEIAKRLGSTQRQISRALARSLQKIRKDMD
- a CDS encoding glycosyltransferase family 39 protein, whose amino-acid sequence is MTEGTELKLRGYGLWLWLAAALALGGALIFWRLTDSSLQVDEGFTLHVARIALPQMFNAITYGDFHPPLFYLIAHWLVAVLHWPAWDYRYLTAPFGLLTIAATWALVRRSFGDAAAICAALVVATEPLLVQTDRTFRMYAVLAALTTVSWLALVAATGSKPRPALWLGYALSAIALPYIHYLGGLVVVSQAVFALTRARTAWPALVASALALLAFLPWAPAMLQQFPVGGLAGSYGGAQFDWSALARETVAAGLPAGLRTPALDWAITVAVIAVIGAGTWLGRRTFLPYWLAPALMQIVFSFAFGKTLALPRYLTYLLPAFAACIGVAFGYLIRTKARVLAAAAVLSIVGVSLLCDIDLLAVSYYKPSDWYAVDLLVRKDIAPTDVVVFDQGLPYAVLDEFATFREHEHYLVVAPDPPAGAVKWLDARRLARVWYVENAAFYPDPEHVVRRRLSVTRRMLGMWVQSHVNPADDVLVILYGPRR